DNA from Corynebacterium stationis:
CTCCATTACGAGTAACAACCCTGTGGGTGTTGTAGGTTACATACTAGCCAGAGTGTGCAAATAAAATCAACTATTATTAAACATTTAATTAATTTCCAGGTTTTGGCAAGAGAAAACGCCCACCGCAATGAAGCGGCGGGCGTTTTCTTAGCTAGTTGCTATTAGCTATTTAGCGGTGAGAATTAGTTCTCGCCACCAGCAAGCTTCTCGCGCAGAGCAGCGAGCTGCTCATCAGAAGCGAGGGAACCTGCAGACTCTGCCGGTGCCTCAGATGCCGGAGCTGCATCGTTGGACTCGGAAGAGTAGTTAGCGGAAGCTGCCTCGGTCTCAGCTGCTTCTGCAGCTGCCTGACGGTGGCGCTCGATCTGAGCGGTGTGCAGCTGGAAGCGACGCTCGGACTCTGCGTAGCGTGCCTCCCAAGCCTGACGCTGCTCGTCGAAGCCTTCCTTCCACTCATTGGTCTCAGAGTCGAAGCCTTCTGGGAAGACGTAGTTGCCCTGCTCGTCGTAAGAGTCAGCCATGCCGTACTTGGATGGATCGAACTCTTCGGTGTAATCCTCGTCTGCCTGCTTAACGGACAGGGAGATACGACGACGCTCGAGGTCGATGTCAATAACCTTGACCATGACATCTTCACCAACGTTGACAACCTGGTCTGGGACCTCAACGTGGCGCTGAGCCAACTCGGAGATGTGAACAAGGCCCTCGATGCCCTCTTCGACGCGAACGAACGCACCGAATGGAACGAGCTTGGTGACCTTGCCTGGCACGATCTGGCCCACAGCGTGGGTGCGTGCGAATACGCGCCATGGATCTTCCTGGGTTGCCTTCAGAGACAGCGATACGCGCTCGCGGTCCAGGTCGACGTCGAGAACCTCTACGGTTACTTCGTCGCCAACGGTGACAACCTCGGATGGGTGATCAATGTGCTTCCAAGACAGCTCGGAAACGTGAACCAGGCCGTCTACGCCGCCCAAGTCGACGAATGCGCCGAAGTTGACGATGGAAGAGACAACGCCCTTGCGGACCTGGCCCTTCTGC
Protein-coding regions in this window:
- the rpsA gene encoding 30S ribosomal protein S1, translated to MPTSNTPQVAINDIGTAEDFLAAVDATIKYFNDGDIVEGTVVKVDHDEVLLDIGYKTEGVIPSRELSIKHDVDPDEVVEVGDQIDALVLTKEDKEGRLILSKKRAQYERAWGAIEELQAKEEPVTGTVIEVVKGGLIIDIGLRGFLPASLVEMRRVRDLEPYIGQELEAKIIELDKQRNNVVLSRRAFLEQTQSEVRSEFLHQLQKGQVRKGVVSSIVNFGAFVDLGGVDGLVHVSELSWKHIDHPSEVVTVGDEVTVEVLDVDLDRERVSLSLKATQEDPWRVFARTHAVGQIVPGKVTKLVPFGAFVRVEEGIEGLVHISELAQRHVEVPDQVVNVGEDVMVKVIDIDLERRRISLSVKQADEDYTEEFDPSKYGMADSYDEQGNYVFPEGFDSETNEWKEGFDEQRQAWEARYAESERRFQLHTAQIERHRQAAAEAAETEAASANYSSESNDAAPASEAPAESAGSLASDEQLAALREKLAGGEN